Within Pseudomonas sp. LBUM920, the genomic segment TTCAATAAGTTTTGTTATGAGAAAATGTCACCGCTGTTTGATGAGCGTCTTAAGTTTTATGCGACGGATACCGCATTCTTTGTAAGGTATGAATCCTTTTATCCTCATTTTTATGTGTTGGACACGTGTTTGCAGCACGACCTTTCCGAACATACATCGGACAGCGCCGAACGAGCCATTTTTCGCTTTCAGGAAATGATCTTGGGCTTACGCGTCATCTTCGAGCATAAGGGATACCTCTTTCATGGCTTTATGGAGGCGTATCTGCTCGTCTCCTCGTTAAGAAAAAGCCTCTCCTATAAAAACACAGGATTTTTCCGTTCCTATTACACGTCGTTTAAAGGAAAAAATAATGCTGATAGAATTAGTTGAATTTCTTTCTTTAAAAGTGAGAAAACGTGGTATCACAATTGATAAGCGCATTTCTGATGCCTATCTGTTGAATCTCGTTTTGTCAAAAGTGGTAATGGCGATAAACGGGTTTTTAAAATTTAGAAGGTTGTCAGTTATTCTTGTAGGAAAAGGCGTTACTCTGAAAGCCAGATCAATGATCACTACAGGTAAAGGCTTGGTTATTGATGAGGGATGCTTTATCGACGCATTGGCGGTCAAGGGTATTGTCTTCGGGCGGGGGGTTTCCTTAAAGAAAAATGTTACAATCGAGTGCACGGGTAGTTTGACTAAATTAGGCGAAGGGCTCTCGGTGGGTAACGATGTGGGCATTGGCAGCGGTAGTTTTTTAGGCTGCGCCGGTGGCGTTACTATAGGGAGTGACACAATCATCGGGAATTATGTTTCGTTTCATTCGGAGAATCACAATTTTTCCGACCCCGCCATACCGATTCGTCTTCAGGGCGTTAACAATGAAGGGATCCACATCGGCAATAATTGTTGGATAGGGGCTAAAGTGACTGTTCTGGATGGTGTTGTTCTTGAGGACGGGTGCGTTGTAGCCGCAGGAGCAGTCTTGAAGGCGGGACGATACGCTGCCAACTCCATATACGCGGGCGTTCCGGCAAAGCGCATAAAAGAACGCAGCTAAAGGATTTGCAGTGAAAAAAATTATATTTTTCCATTTGTTGAATGACTACAGCGGGAGCCCTAAGGTTCTTTTGCAGGTTATTGAGGCAGTGGCAAAGAAAGGCTTTGAGGCCGAATTATATGTGGGAGGGGGCGCTGAAGGCGGTTTTCTCTCTTCGGCGCCATGCGTGCAAAAACGCTATTTTTATAAGAGATTTGAAAATAAATATTTGACGCTGTTGAGCTATAGTCTTTCCCAGCTGATTCTGTTTATAAAATTATTACGCTATCGTCAAGTCTCTGCGATTTTCTATGTCAATACGTTACTTCCCTTCGGCGCGGCATTAGCAGGGAGAGTGCTCGGCATCCCGGTTATTTATCATATTCATGAAACGTCAATCCGCCCTAGACCCCTGAAGCTCTTTCTGCGGTGGATGGTTGAAAGGTGCTCCAGCAAAAATATTTTCGTCTCGCACTTTTTAGCCAGGGCTGAATCTTTTACGAACATAGAAAGTCGTGTGATTTATAATTCGATTCCGCAGGATATGGTCAGTAGTGGTGCGAATCACGTATATCCTTACGCGTCGGGTAATAAATTCAATGTGCTGATGATCTGCTCCTTAAAAGCTTACAAAGGTGTGAATGAATTCGTACGTATTGCTGATCTGTTAAGCGGTCAACAGGATATCGAATTTGATTTGGTGCTCGGTGCCAGTGATTCTGAGGTGGATGATTTTTTTTCGTCCGTCACGTTGCCTGATAACTTGACCATTATTTCCCGGTGCAAGGATGTTATTCCTTATTATCAGAGGGCGAGTGTTTTACTGAGCCTTTCGAAGCCGGAGGAGTGGGTGGAGACGTTTGGCTTGACGATTCTCGAGGCGCTTTCGTTTGGTGTACCTTGTATTGTTCCTCCGGTAGGTGGACCTGTCGAACTGGTGTCGGAGGACAAGGAAGGTTATCTCATTGATTCAAACCGTGTGGAGGACATCGCCGCCAAACTGGCGTTTCTCCATAAAAATCCTGAGGTGTGCTTTCGCTTGTCTGAGGCTGCAAGAGTGAAGTCACTTAGTTTCTCAGTTGATAACTTTGAAAGTGATGTGATTGAGGTGTTTAATGGGGTTTAAAATAGCAGTGATCGGCACGGTCGGTCTTCCGGCCCAGTATGGTGGGTGGGAAACGTTATCGGAGCAATTGGTCACTTACCTTGACCGAGAATATGGAATTTCGGTCTATTGCAGCGCACGGTCATATCCAACTCGGCCTGCAAAGTATCGCAATGCCGACTTGATTTACCTTCCGTTGAAAGCTAACGGCGTGCAAAGTATTCCTTATGATATTGTCAGTATGCTGCATGCCTACCGAAAGAATGATATTTTGGTGGTGCTGGGTGTGTCGGGTTGTATAGCGCTTCCTTTTTTAAAGCTGCTTACCAAGAAAAAGGTTGTAGTCAATATTGACGGCTACGAGTGGAAACGCGCTAAGTGGTCAATGCTGGCGAAGAAATTCCTGAAGTTCTCAGAAGCCATGGCGGTTAAATACGCCGATGCTATTGTTACCGATAATAAAGTGCTTCAGGACTATGTCCGCGATGAGTACTCACGTGAAA encodes:
- a CDS encoding DapH/DapD/GlmU-related protein, translated to MLIELVEFLSLKVRKRGITIDKRISDAYLLNLVLSKVVMAINGFLKFRRLSVILVGKGVTLKARSMITTGKGLVIDEGCFIDALAVKGIVFGRGVSLKKNVTIECTGSLTKLGEGLSVGNDVGIGSGSFLGCAGGVTIGSDTIIGNYVSFHSENHNFSDPAIPIRLQGVNNEGIHIGNNCWIGAKVTVLDGVVLEDGCVVAAGAVLKAGRYAANSIYAGVPAKRIKERS
- a CDS encoding glycosyltransferase family 4 protein; this encodes MKKIIFFHLLNDYSGSPKVLLQVIEAVAKKGFEAELYVGGGAEGGFLSSAPCVQKRYFYKRFENKYLTLLSYSLSQLILFIKLLRYRQVSAIFYVNTLLPFGAALAGRVLGIPVIYHIHETSIRPRPLKLFLRWMVERCSSKNIFVSHFLARAESFTNIESRVIYNSIPQDMVSSGANHVYPYASGNKFNVLMICSLKAYKGVNEFVRIADLLSGQQDIEFDLVLGASDSEVDDFFSSVTLPDNLTIISRCKDVIPYYQRASVLLSLSKPEEWVETFGLTILEALSFGVPCIVPPVGGPVELVSEDKEGYLIDSNRVEDIAAKLAFLHKNPEVCFRLSEAARVKSLSFSVDNFESDVIEVFNGV